One Prunus dulcis chromosome 8, ALMONDv2, whole genome shotgun sequence DNA window includes the following coding sequences:
- the LOC117637732 gene encoding pentatricopeptide repeat-containing protein At4g35130, chloroplastic encodes MPATLAHSSYLYKSTAPPSLLRKRAAEPKANQNSDQPKFPKGVRSIRKQSKNSNTCEVQNYALKQALREHVESGCMEDALWVFEKMNHLDTYYWNVMIRGLTDNGLFQEAIDFYHRMQSEGVRADNFTYPFVIKACGGLSSLAEGQKVHGKLFKVGLDSDVYVGNALCAVYAKLGCIEYAERVFEEMPVKDIVSWNSMIGGYVSVGDGWSSLVCLQEMQVLGMNPDRFSTIGALNACAIEFFLQTGKEIHCQVLKCMLELDIMVQTSLIDMYHKCGRVDYSERLFHEISTKNVVVWNAMIHGYTLNACPFESLSCLKKMQQADKLNPDAITTINLLPSCTQVGALLEGKSVHGYAVRRGFLPHIILETALIDLYGACGRMKSAERIFGQLAEKNLISWNSMISAYVQSGQNKDALELFWDLLSKHLEPDAITISSIIPAYSEVASLGERKQMHGYISKLEHNSNTFISNATAYMYAKCGNLETAQEIFDRMISRDVSSWNTIIMAHAIHGFGTKSIDLFSKMRDEGIQPNESTFVSLLTACSVSGIVNEGWKYFNSMKLDYGIDPGIEHYGCMIDLLGRKGNLDQAKIFIEEMSLVPTARIWGSLLTASRNNRNIELAELAAERILALEHDNTGCYVLLSNMYAEAGRWEDVERIKSLMRQRGLEKTVGCSFVETNCRLYRFINQDRSHVEPNTIYAVLDIILRKIGEDKYVHSITKFRPLDLKRKRASSAASHSVILAICFGLISTKLRSPVVVRKNTRICDDCHIAAKKISEMTKREIVVGDSKVFHHFIDGSCSCGDYW; translated from the coding sequence ATGCCTGCAACTCTCGCTCACAGCTCTTACCTCTACAAGTCCACCGCACCGCCAAGCCTTTTGCGAAAACGAGCCGCCGAGCCCAAAGCCAACCAAAACTCCGACCAGCCAAAATTTCCTAAGGGGGTTCGTAGTATCAGAAAACAATCAAAGAATTCAAACACCTGCGAAGTCCAAAACTATGCGCTCAAACAGGCACTTCGTGAGCATGTTGAATCTGGGTGCATGGAGGATGCACTCTGGGTGTTTGAGAAAATGAACCATTTGGATACATATTACTGGAATGTGATGATTAGAGGTCTCACTGATAATGGGTTGTTTCAAGAGGCGATTGATTTTTATCATAGGATGCAGAGCGAAGGTGTTCGAGCCGATAATTTTACCTACCCATTTGTAATCAAAGCGTGTGGTGGATTGTCATCGTTGGCTGAAGGCCAAAAGGTTCATGGCAAGTTGTTTAAAGTTGGGTTGGATTCGGATGTTTACGTGGGGAACGCGCTTTGTGCTGTGTATGCAAAACTTGGTTGCATAGAGTATGCAGAGAGAGTGTTTGAAGAAATGCCTGTTAAAGACATAGTTTCTTGGAATTCTATGATTGGTGGGTATGTTTCTGTTGGGGATGGTTGGAGCTCATTGGTGTGTTTGCAAGAAATGCAGGTGCTTGGGATGAATCCTGATAGATTCAGTACGATTGGCGCTCTTAATGCTTGTGCTATTGAGTTTTTTCTCCAAACTGGGAAGGAAATACATTGCCAGGTGCTTAAATGTATGCTTGAATTGGATATCATGGTTCAGACCTCGCTTATTGACATGTACCACAAATGTGGTAGAGTGGACTATTCAGAGAGGTTGTTTCATGAGATTTCTACCAAGAATGTTGTGGTTTGGAATGCAATGATACATGGATATACTCTAAATGCTTGTCCATTTGAGTCACTTTCTTGTTTGAAAAAGATGCAACAGGCTGATAAATTGAATCCTGATGCTATCACAACGATAAATTTGCTCCCTTCATGCACCCAAGTAGGAGCCCTATTGGAGGGTAAATCTGTCCATGGTTATGCCGTTAGACGAGGGTTTCTTCCTCATATCATCTTGGAAACTGCTCTGATTGATCTGTATGGTGCCTGTGGCAGGATGAAATCAGCAGAGCGTATATTTGGTCAGCTggctgaaaagaatttgatatCATGGAATAGCATGATTTCTGCATATGTACAGAGTGGACAGAACAAGGATGCCTTGGAACTATTTTGGGACCTCTTGAGTAAACATCTTGAACCGGATGCAATTACAATTTCAAGCATCATACCTGCCTATTCTGAAGTAGCATCACTAGGGGAGCGGAAGCAAATGCATGGCTATATCTCAAAGTTGGAGCACAATTCAAATACCTTCATCTCAAACGCTACTGCTTACATGTATGCAAAATGTGGGAATCTAGAGACTGCACAAGAAATTTTTGATAGGATGATATCCAGGGATGTTAGTTCATGGAACACTATCATTATGGCTCATGCCATTCACGGGTTCGGGACAAAATCCATTGACTTGTTCTCCAAAATGAGAGACGAGGGCATTCAACCTAATGAGAGCACCTTTGTTTCCTTGTTAACAGCTTGCAGCGTCTCAGGCATAGTCAACGAGGGTTGGAAATACTTTAACTCGATGAAACTGGACTATGGTATTGATCCTGGAATAGAGCATTATGGTTGTATGATTGATCTTCTTGGTCGAAAAGGCAATCTTGACCAGGCCAAGATTTTTATCGAGGAGATGTCATTGGTGCCCACAGCAAGAATTTGGGGATCATTACTTACTGCAAGTAGAAACAACAGAAACATAGAATTAGCTGAACTTGCTGCTGAGCGCATTTTAGCCTTGGAACACGATAACACCGGATGTTATGTCTTGCTTTCGAATATGTATGCTGAAGCTGGGAGGTGGGAAGATGTCGAACGgataaaatctcttatgagGCAAAGAGGACTGGAGAAAACTGTTGGATGCAGCTTTGTTGAGACCAATTGTAGGCTTTACAGATTCATCAACCAAGACAGGTCCCACGTCGAACCTAACACGATATACGCTGTTTTAGATATAATTTTGAGGAAGATAGGGGAAGACAAATATGTTCATAGCATCACCAAGTTCAGGCCGTTGGatttgaagagaaagagagcaagtTCTGCAGCGAGTCACAGTGTAATATTGGCAATTTGTTTCGGGTTGATCTCCACAAAACTCAGAAGCCCTGTTGTTGTTAGGAAAAACACGAGGATCTGTGATGATTGCCATATTGCTGCAAAGAAGATTTCAGAGATGACCAAGAGAGAGATAGTTGTAGGGGATTCTAAGGTCTTTCACCACTTCATAGACGGGAGTTGCTCTTGTGGTGATTATTGGTAA